The following proteins are co-located in the Mycolicibacterium goodii genome:
- a CDS encoding WhiB family transcriptional regulator — MTALMTNGIPLGVCTSDPERWTSTPDEQAKVICRECPRRWLCAREACELPRAEGLWAGIMIPEGGRGRTFALKQLRSLAERNGYPVRKTKLIFPDAA; from the coding sequence ATGACTGCACTGATGACCAACGGAATCCCGCTCGGCGTGTGCACCAGCGACCCCGAGCGGTGGACGTCCACCCCGGATGAGCAGGCTAAGGTCATCTGCCGCGAATGCCCGCGCCGGTGGCTGTGCGCCCGCGAGGCCTGCGAGCTTCCCCGGGCCGAGGGCCTGTGGGCCGGCATCATGATCCCCGAGGGCGGCCGCGGCCGGACGTTCGCGCTCAAGCAGCTGCGTTCGCTGGCGGAGCGCAACGGCTACCCGGTCCGCAAGACCAAGCTGATCTTCCCCGACGCCGCCTGA
- a CDS encoding pyridoxamine 5'-phosphate oxidase family protein yields MGNNERAKIVMSDEEIGEFIERSRTATMATVLPNGRPHLVAMWYAVLDGEIWFETKAKSQKAVNLRRDPTVTVLIEDGHTYDTLRGVSIDGRAEIIDDPETILRVGISVWERYTGPYTEEMRPFVAQMMNNRIAVRVVPGRIRSWDHRKLGLPEMPLGGSTAQYLNS; encoded by the coding sequence GTGGGTAACAACGAGCGCGCGAAGATCGTCATGTCCGACGAGGAGATCGGCGAGTTCATCGAGCGGAGCCGCACGGCGACCATGGCCACCGTATTGCCGAACGGCAGGCCGCATCTGGTGGCGATGTGGTACGCGGTGCTGGACGGCGAGATCTGGTTCGAGACGAAAGCCAAGTCGCAGAAGGCGGTCAACCTGCGTCGCGATCCGACGGTCACCGTCCTGATCGAGGACGGCCACACCTACGACACCCTGCGGGGTGTGTCGATCGACGGCCGCGCCGAGATCATCGACGACCCGGAAACCATTCTGCGCGTGGGCATCAGCGTGTGGGAGCGCTACACCGGCCCGTACACCGAGGAGATGCGGCCCTTCGTCGCCCAGATGATGAACAACCGCATTGCGGTCCGCGTCGTCCCGGGCCGCATCCGCAGCTGGGACCACCGCAAGCTGGGTCTGCCCGAGATGCCGTTGGGCGGCAGCACCGCGCAGTACCTCAACTCCTGA
- the eccCa gene encoding type VII secretion protein EccCa: MTTKKFTPTIKRGPRLTPGEINVAPPDDLGIDIPPSGMQKAMPWVMGGCMLGMIAIMVFTGVRQLSPYMLMMPLMMIMGTVGFMAGGGSGGKKVPEINADRKEYLRYLAGLRTRVTSSASAQVAFFSYHAPHPDDLLSIIGTHRQWARQANSEFFAATRIGIGAEVAVDRLLKPNTSGELAGGQAAPAAHLEPVSHMWVTKFLRTHGLIHDCPKFVQLRTFPTVAVGGDQEGAEGLLTAIICHLAVFHPPDLVQIRVLTDNPEDPKWSWLKWLPHTQHQTDTDAAGPTRLIYTRPDGLSDLTARGPHTPDAAPGGPYVVVVDLTGGKAGFPPDGRAGVTVITLGAQRQAAYKLKVEKDGKAEDRLPNQPWREVTRVADRMTPGQAGRIARKLAGWSITGTIIDKNVRVQKKVSSEWHHLVGAQSVEEVTPARWRMYADTDRDRLKIPFGHELKTGEIMYLDIKEGAEFGAGPHGMLIGTTGSGKSEFLRTLILSLVATHHPDQINLLLTDFKGGSTFLGMEKLPHTAAVVTNMEEEAELVSRMGEVLTGELDRRQSILRQAGMQVGAAGALSGVAEYEKHRERGADLPPLPTLFVVVDEFAELLQNHPDFINLFDRICRVGRSLRVHLLLATQSLNTGGVRIDKLEPNLTYRIALRTTSSAESKAVIGTPEAQYITNKESGVGFLRVGMEDPVKFRSVYTGNNYVPAAPETADRESKPKAQRQSQVRIHQFTTTPIFDTAVS, encoded by the coding sequence ATGACAACCAAGAAGTTCACGCCGACCATCAAGCGTGGTCCGCGCCTGACACCCGGCGAGATCAACGTCGCCCCGCCCGATGATCTGGGCATCGACATCCCGCCGTCGGGCATGCAGAAGGCGATGCCGTGGGTGATGGGTGGCTGCATGCTCGGCATGATCGCGATCATGGTGTTCACCGGTGTGCGGCAGTTGTCGCCGTACATGCTGATGATGCCGCTGATGATGATCATGGGCACGGTGGGGTTCATGGCCGGCGGTGGATCGGGCGGCAAGAAGGTCCCCGAGATCAACGCCGACCGCAAGGAATACCTGCGCTACCTCGCCGGGCTGCGCACCCGCGTGACGTCGTCGGCGTCGGCGCAGGTGGCGTTCTTCAGCTACCACGCACCGCATCCCGACGACCTGCTGTCCATCATCGGCACGCACCGGCAGTGGGCCCGGCAGGCCAATTCGGAGTTCTTCGCCGCGACGCGCATCGGCATCGGCGCCGAGGTCGCCGTCGACCGACTGCTCAAACCGAACACGAGCGGTGAACTCGCGGGTGGGCAGGCCGCGCCCGCGGCGCATCTCGAACCGGTCAGCCACATGTGGGTGACGAAGTTCCTGCGTACCCACGGCCTGATCCACGACTGCCCGAAATTCGTTCAGCTGCGGACGTTCCCGACCGTCGCCGTCGGCGGCGACCAGGAGGGCGCCGAAGGTCTGCTCACCGCAATAATCTGCCATCTGGCGGTCTTCCATCCGCCGGACCTGGTGCAGATCCGGGTGCTCACCGACAACCCCGAGGACCCCAAGTGGTCGTGGCTGAAGTGGTTGCCGCACACCCAACATCAGACCGACACCGACGCCGCGGGCCCGACCCGCCTGATCTACACCCGTCCCGACGGTCTGAGCGATCTCACCGCACGCGGCCCGCACACCCCCGACGCCGCACCGGGCGGCCCCTACGTCGTCGTCGTCGATCTCACCGGCGGCAAGGCCGGATTCCCGCCGGACGGACGGGCAGGCGTCACGGTGATCACCCTCGGCGCGCAGCGCCAGGCGGCCTACAAGCTCAAGGTGGAAAAGGACGGCAAGGCCGAGGACCGGTTGCCGAACCAGCCGTGGCGTGAGGTCACGCGCGTGGCGGATCGGATGACCCCGGGCCAGGCCGGACGCATCGCCCGCAAGCTCGCGGGCTGGTCCATCACCGGCACGATCATCGACAAGAACGTGCGGGTGCAGAAGAAGGTCTCCAGCGAATGGCACCACCTCGTCGGCGCGCAGTCGGTCGAGGAGGTCACGCCCGCACGCTGGCGGATGTACGCCGACACCGACCGGGACCGGCTCAAGATCCCCTTCGGGCACGAGCTCAAGACCGGCGAGATCATGTATCTCGACATCAAGGAAGGCGCCGAGTTCGGTGCGGGCCCGCACGGCATGCTGATCGGTACCACCGGCTCCGGCAAGTCGGAGTTCCTGCGGACGCTGATCCTGTCGCTGGTCGCGACGCACCACCCCGATCAGATCAACCTGCTGCTCACCGACTTCAAGGGCGGCTCGACGTTCCTCGGCATGGAGAAACTGCCGCACACCGCCGCGGTGGTCACCAACATGGAAGAGGAAGCCGAGCTGGTCAGCCGCATGGGTGAGGTGCTCACCGGTGAGCTCGACCGTCGTCAGTCGATCCTGCGCCAGGCCGGTATGCAGGTGGGTGCGGCCGGTGCGCTCTCCGGCGTCGCCGAGTACGAGAAGCACCGCGAACGCGGTGCGGATCTGCCGCCGTTGCCGACGCTGTTCGTCGTCGTCGACGAGTTCGCCGAGCTGCTGCAGAACCACCCGGACTTCATCAACCTGTTCGACCGGATCTGCCGCGTGGGCCGATCGTTGCGGGTCCACCTGCTGCTCGCGACGCAGTCGCTGAACACCGGCGGTGTCCGCATCGACAAGCTCGAGCCCAACCTGACCTACCGAATCGCGTTGCGCACCACCAGCTCTGCCGAATCCAAAGCGGTGATCGGTACCCCGGAGGCGCAGTACATCACCAACAAGGAAAGCGGTGTGGGCTTCCTGCGCGTCGGCATGGAGGATCCGGTGAAGTTCCGGTCGGTCTACACCGGCAACAACTACGTCCCGGCCGCGCCGGAGACGGCCGACCGTGAGTCGAAACCCAAGGCGCAGCGGCAGTCCCAGGTGCGCATCCATCAGTTCACCACCACGCCCATCTTCGATACGGCGGTGTCGTAA
- a CDS encoding MinD/ParA family protein, with protein sequence MADPDDTLRRELGWTGPEEDDFEPDTGPTRPTLRPPEPPSIPGRPPVSPTPPKPVSPDGEDRVPVDPDAERARTTFREPPQQSPPQQPTQPPPPPPPSALHPRPDPWDQHVPGWNAPAHPRPSQPPYGPPPGAQPWPQAGGFAAGPGPQQPPPGPPQSYADRIRASDLVPPRRQPPSGGWRLLVYRATFGLVNPGPSGEELRQAELEAKIRGVLRGHYKIGVMGKGGVGKTTVSATIGSIFAHLRQDDRVVAIDADTSFGKLGSRVDPRAQSSYWEIATDKNLETFADVRSRVGNNSAGLFVLAGESSPARRRVLDAAIYREAVTRLDKHFSISVVDCSSTMDSPVTQEVLRDLDALIVVSSPWVDGAATAGQTLDWLSAHGMTGLLQRTVVVLNDSDGHADKRTRSILLNQFAGQGQAVVEIPFDGHLRPGGVVDIQEMSPKVRRKFLEVAAALADHFPTSDDRSRERG encoded by the coding sequence GTGGCCGACCCCGACGACACGCTACGTAGAGAGCTTGGCTGGACGGGGCCGGAGGAGGACGACTTCGAACCCGACACGGGCCCGACGCGGCCCACCCTCAGGCCTCCCGAACCGCCGTCGATACCCGGTCGCCCGCCGGTCTCCCCGACACCGCCGAAACCGGTGAGCCCGGACGGCGAGGACCGCGTCCCGGTCGATCCCGACGCCGAACGCGCCCGCACAACGTTCCGCGAACCACCCCAGCAGTCGCCGCCTCAGCAACCCACTCAGCCACCGCCTCCGCCACCGCCGTCGGCGCTTCACCCGCGCCCGGATCCGTGGGATCAGCATGTGCCCGGGTGGAACGCGCCAGCGCATCCCCGGCCTTCCCAGCCGCCGTACGGCCCGCCGCCCGGTGCCCAGCCGTGGCCGCAGGCCGGTGGCTTCGCGGCCGGTCCCGGACCGCAGCAGCCGCCGCCGGGTCCGCCGCAGTCCTACGCCGACCGCATCCGGGCCAGTGATCTGGTTCCGCCGCGCAGGCAACCGCCGTCGGGAGGCTGGCGGCTGCTGGTCTACCGCGCGACCTTCGGACTCGTGAATCCCGGGCCGTCGGGGGAGGAACTGCGGCAGGCCGAGTTGGAAGCCAAGATCAGGGGGGTGCTGCGCGGGCACTACAAGATCGGCGTGATGGGCAAAGGTGGCGTCGGCAAGACCACGGTGTCGGCCACCATCGGGTCGATATTCGCGCATCTGCGCCAGGACGACCGGGTGGTCGCCATCGACGCCGACACCTCGTTCGGCAAGCTCGGCAGCCGGGTTGATCCGCGCGCCCAGAGTTCCTACTGGGAGATCGCCACGGACAAGAACCTGGAGACCTTCGCCGACGTGCGCAGCCGCGTCGGCAACAACTCGGCGGGCCTGTTCGTGCTGGCCGGCGAGTCCAGCCCGGCACGGCGCCGGGTTCTCGACGCTGCGATCTACCGTGAGGCCGTCACGCGGTTGGACAAACACTTCTCGATCTCGGTCGTCGACTGCAGCTCGACCATGGATTCCCCGGTGACGCAGGAGGTTCTGCGTGACCTGGACGCGTTGATCGTGGTGTCGTCGCCGTGGGTCGACGGCGCCGCCACGGCGGGTCAGACGCTGGACTGGTTGTCGGCGCACGGGATGACGGGCCTGCTGCAGCGCACCGTCGTGGTGCTCAACGACTCCGACGGTCACGCCGACAAACGCACCCGCTCGATCCTGCTGAACCAGTTCGCGGGCCAGGGTCAGGCGGTCGTGGAGATTCCGTTCGACGGGCACCTGCGGCCGGGCGGCGTGGTCGACATCCAGGAGATGTCCCCGAAGGTGCGCCGCAAGTTCCTCGAGGTCGCGGCCGCGCTCGCCGACCACTTCCCCACCAGTGACGACCGGTCGCGTGAGCGGGGTTAG
- the eccB gene encoding type VII secretion protein EccB yields the protein MAGFRLTTKVQVSGWRFLLRRVEHAIVRRDTRMFDDPLQFYSRAVFAGVVVSVLICLGAALMAYFKPLGKQGSDQLLVDRTTNQLYVMLPGSNQLRPVYNLTSARLVLGNASNPVAVKSEELNRISKGQSIGIPGAPYATPTGTPASQWTLCDTVDKPDSAAPEVEKSILIRTLAIDSGVGPVRPDQGMLVSYEGGNWLITEDGRHSIDLADRAVTSAVGIPVTAKPTPISQGLFNALPNRGPWQLPQIPAAGAPNSVGLPANLVIGSVFRTATEADPQHYVVLPDGVARVNNTTAAALRATNSYGLMQPPAVEASVVAKIPEQVYVSPLPDKPLEVLLRQDSPVLCWSWQREPGDQAPKTTVIAGRRLPLPASAINTGIDQIGGDSTVYIEGGQFVRLQSPDPRVGESMYYIDPQGVRYGIPNDDAAKNLGLAGPVNAPWQVVGLLVDGPVLSKEAALIEHDTLPADPNPRKVATGEG from the coding sequence ATGGCAGGTTTCCGGCTCACCACCAAGGTTCAGGTCAGCGGCTGGCGTTTTCTGCTGCGCCGGGTCGAGCACGCGATCGTCCGGCGGGACACGCGGATGTTCGACGATCCGTTGCAGTTCTACAGCCGCGCGGTCTTCGCCGGGGTGGTCGTATCGGTGCTGATCTGCCTCGGCGCGGCGTTGATGGCCTACTTCAAGCCGCTCGGCAAGCAGGGCAGTGACCAGCTGCTGGTGGACCGCACCACCAACCAGCTCTACGTGATGCTGCCGGGCAGCAACCAGCTGCGCCCGGTGTACAACCTCACCTCGGCCCGACTGGTGCTGGGCAACGCGTCCAACCCGGTCGCGGTGAAATCCGAAGAGCTGAACCGGATCTCGAAAGGCCAGTCGATCGGCATCCCCGGTGCGCCGTATGCGACACCGACCGGGACGCCGGCGTCGCAGTGGACCCTGTGCGACACGGTCGACAAGCCCGACAGTGCGGCACCGGAGGTCGAGAAGTCGATCCTGATCCGCACACTGGCCATCGATTCCGGTGTCGGTCCGGTCCGCCCCGACCAGGGCATGCTGGTGTCCTACGAGGGCGGCAACTGGCTGATCACCGAGGACGGTCGGCATTCGATCGACCTCGCCGACCGCGCGGTCACCTCGGCGGTGGGCATCCCGGTCACCGCGAAGCCGACACCCATCTCGCAGGGCCTGTTCAACGCGTTGCCCAACCGCGGCCCGTGGCAACTGCCGCAGATTCCCGCCGCGGGCGCACCCAACAGCGTCGGTCTGCCGGCGAACCTGGTGATCGGCTCGGTGTTCCGCACGGCCACCGAAGCCGATCCGCAGCACTACGTGGTGCTGCCCGACGGCGTCGCGCGGGTCAACAACACGACCGCGGCCGCGCTGCGCGCCACCAACTCCTACGGGCTGATGCAGCCGCCCGCCGTCGAGGCCAGTGTGGTCGCCAAGATCCCTGAGCAGGTGTATGTTTCGCCGCTGCCCGACAAGCCGCTGGAAGTGCTGCTGCGGCAGGACTCGCCGGTGCTGTGCTGGTCCTGGCAGCGCGAACCCGGCGATCAGGCGCCCAAGACCACGGTCATCGCGGGCCGCAGGCTGCCGCTGCCCGCGAGTGCGATCAACACCGGGATCGACCAGATCGGCGGTGACTCAACGGTGTACATCGAGGGCGGGCAGTTCGTCCGGCTGCAGTCCCCCGATCCCCGGGTGGGCGAGAGCATGTACTACATCGACCCGCAGGGTGTGCGGTACGGCATCCCCAACGACGATGCCGCCAAGAACCTCGGCCTGGCCGGACCGGTGAACGCGCCGTGGCAGGTGGTGGGCCTGCTCGTCGATGGACCGGTGCTGTCGAAGGAGGCGGCGTTGATCGAACACGACACCTTGCCTGCGGATCCCAATCCACGCAAAGTGGCCACCGGGGAGGGCTGA
- a CDS encoding helix-turn-helix domain-containing protein → MTDAEFDLATGEFDVGLVRAGAAAAARRRELDISQRSLAADGIINAGALIAFEKGRSWPRERTRLKLEEVLRWPPGTIARLRQGGSVPTASAPVAPPPAPAPVVAPAPVTSVPAADEVPLIAQAVLTAVHTLETTIDAMPPEGDPDFVPRVTAVLGDLRQLEAVASRAARISMVTPPLIKALSAVRRQIDELTMRAANAPGATLGQRLYAARRQANLTVAETAQAAGVSEDAIARTEAEHPVDAAAVHAIEALIDSLR, encoded by the coding sequence ATGACCGACGCGGAGTTCGACCTCGCCACGGGTGAATTCGACGTCGGCCTCGTGCGCGCAGGCGCCGCGGCCGCGGCCCGGCGACGCGAGCTCGACATCAGCCAGCGCAGTCTCGCCGCCGACGGCATCATCAACGCCGGAGCCCTCATCGCCTTCGAGAAGGGCCGCAGCTGGCCGCGCGAGCGAACTCGGCTCAAGCTCGAAGAAGTACTGCGCTGGCCGCCGGGAACCATCGCACGACTACGGCAGGGCGGATCGGTGCCGACGGCCTCCGCGCCCGTCGCCCCGCCTCCCGCGCCCGCCCCTGTCGTCGCTCCCGCTCCGGTCACCTCGGTGCCCGCGGCCGACGAGGTGCCGCTGATCGCCCAGGCCGTGCTCACGGCGGTCCACACGCTCGAGACCACGATCGACGCCATGCCGCCCGAGGGCGACCCCGACTTCGTCCCGCGCGTGACCGCGGTTCTGGGAGATCTGCGCCAGCTCGAGGCGGTCGCGTCCCGCGCCGCCCGGATCAGCATGGTGACCCCGCCGCTGATCAAGGCGTTGAGCGCGGTGCGCCGCCAGATCGACGAGCTGACCATGCGCGCCGCCAACGCGCCAGGGGCCACGCTGGGACAGCGGCTGTACGCGGCGCGGCGTCAGGCCAATCTGACCGTCGCCGAAACCGCTCAGGCCGCAGGCGTTTCCGAGGACGCCATCGCCCGCACCGAGGCCGAGCACCCGGTGGACGCGGCGGCCGTGCACGCCATCGAGGCGCTCATCGACTCGCTGCGCTAA
- a CDS encoding EspA/EspE family type VII secretion system effector yields MGLLSDVADFGKDVIDDHEKWADRFKKVGHFIERNAKGDRLERVAKFGRALGDFSGKFTDFFQSSLGRRMVKAARSPILAAGQHVIAGMKLTTGIGDPENGRRFGDGADRLGTVGRTLNSAYPTDAWDSGASNTYLARNHDQVTRAQALMHADQVVAAVLSREAEQIATTREFLDSESDWLGDMSLVTMATGLIPYVGRAAQMAAEIAMVTKAVGESTDQFMMMRDKADENAAEVRDALGQYEAVAGEATAEGDTPAFDPAAAEVSDEAATEKEEASREQGEQPVAVPVGGAGGGAAAPSGGGGGAVATPAGRTGAPAIPSSPGLGSPDGAVSAPQPAAAAAGDAAGMLGSVMGAMLGPLGGIVGGVVQAAGQAVQAATQAGAQAAQLAGQAAAAAQPQEAVELAGDTERVGADGDEDELDGDEDGDEDGDKAGDNRDGEGKDDDAEQRDREGTGPAGAGGDDRNAHPDGGSGTDSAGEDDNKPAMTLPPDLEAASARDTGVGPAPVRAAADFQHSQLRTPGAANLEPGVPGSAAARGA; encoded by the coding sequence ATGGGATTGCTCAGCGATGTCGCCGATTTCGGCAAAGACGTCATCGATGATCACGAGAAGTGGGCGGACCGGTTCAAGAAGGTCGGCCATTTCATCGAGCGCAATGCGAAAGGTGATCGGCTCGAACGGGTGGCCAAGTTCGGGCGCGCGCTGGGCGATTTCAGCGGCAAGTTCACCGATTTCTTCCAGTCGAGCCTGGGCAGGCGGATGGTCAAGGCCGCGAGGTCGCCGATACTGGCGGCCGGGCAGCACGTCATCGCCGGTATGAAACTGACCACCGGGATCGGTGACCCGGAGAACGGCAGACGGTTCGGTGACGGCGCCGACCGTCTCGGTACCGTCGGGCGCACGCTCAACAGCGCGTACCCGACCGACGCCTGGGACAGCGGGGCGTCGAACACGTATCTCGCCAGGAACCACGACCAGGTGACCCGTGCCCAGGCACTGATGCACGCCGACCAGGTCGTGGCCGCGGTGCTGTCCCGCGAAGCCGAACAGATCGCCACCACGCGGGAGTTCCTCGACAGCGAGTCCGACTGGCTGGGCGACATGAGTCTGGTCACGATGGCGACCGGCCTGATCCCGTACGTGGGCCGGGCGGCCCAGATGGCAGCCGAGATCGCGATGGTCACCAAGGCCGTCGGCGAATCGACCGACCAGTTCATGATGATGCGCGACAAGGCCGACGAGAACGCCGCCGAGGTGCGCGACGCCCTGGGGCAGTACGAGGCGGTCGCAGGCGAGGCCACCGCCGAGGGTGACACTCCCGCATTCGATCCCGCGGCAGCCGAGGTGTCCGATGAGGCGGCCACCGAAAAAGAGGAAGCGTCGCGTGAACAGGGTGAGCAGCCGGTCGCCGTGCCCGTAGGCGGGGCCGGAGGCGGCGCGGCCGCACCGTCGGGTGGCGGCGGAGGTGCCGTGGCCACACCCGCGGGTCGCACCGGCGCGCCCGCGATCCCGTCGTCGCCGGGGCTCGGCTCACCCGACGGTGCGGTGAGCGCACCGCAGCCCGCCGCCGCTGCCGCGGGCGACGCGGCAGGCATGCTCGGCTCGGTGATGGGTGCGATGCTCGGACCGCTCGGCGGAATCGTGGGCGGTGTCGTCCAGGCGGCGGGCCAGGCCGTCCAGGCCGCCACCCAGGCCGGCGCGCAGGCCGCGCAACTCGCCGGGCAAGCGGCCGCGGCTGCCCAGCCGCAGGAGGCCGTGGAGCTCGCCGGGGACACCGAACGCGTCGGCGCCGACGGGGATGAGGACGAGCTCGACGGCGACGAGGACGGCGACGAGGACGGCGACAAAGCAGGCGACAATCGCGACGGCGAGGGCAAAGACGACGATGCCGAGCAACGTGACCGCGAGGGCACCGGCCCGGCGGGTGCCGGAGGCGACGATCGGAACGCGCACCCGGATGGCGGTTCTGGCACTGATTCCGCTGGCGAAGACGACAATAAGCCGGCCATGACGTTGCCGCCGGACCTGGAGGCGGCGTCGGCGCGCGACACGGGCGTCGGACCCGCGCCGGTCCGCGCAGCGGCAGATTTCCAGCACAGCCAGCTACGCACGCCAGGGGCGGCTAACCTAGAGCCCGGTGTTCCCGGGTCTGCGGCCGCGCGCGGTGCGTGA
- a CDS encoding ESX secretion-associated protein EspG, whose amino-acid sequence MTAPYSADTGAAHIDDVVGVEVTIDGMLVIADKLGLTDFPPSMGIRLNIPQPDLRKIVWEQVERDLTAQGVLDVYGNPHPEVAAMVDTLARADRTLEGRWWRRDLGGKMIRFVVCRKAGRHVVAARDNDLLVLQRVAPQIGLAGMVMTVLGEGSPANVEPLTGVAETLAQCRTAEELTGYGIPPTSARAYASIISEPDGWVEIVATERHPGGTTSQVDVAAGVLDAKQGRIVSIPRRVNGELYGSFLSGTKDNLERALEGLVEFLPSKTWFDKTDADSAYLH is encoded by the coding sequence ATGACTGCTCCGTACAGCGCCGACACCGGCGCCGCCCACATCGACGACGTCGTCGGCGTCGAGGTCACCATCGACGGGATGCTGGTGATCGCCGACAAGCTCGGCCTCACCGACTTCCCGCCGTCGATGGGCATCCGGCTCAACATCCCCCAGCCCGATCTGCGCAAGATCGTGTGGGAACAGGTCGAGCGCGACCTGACCGCGCAGGGTGTGCTCGACGTGTACGGCAACCCGCATCCGGAGGTGGCCGCCATGGTTGACACCCTGGCCCGCGCGGACCGCACCCTCGAAGGCCGCTGGTGGCGTCGCGACCTCGGCGGCAAGATGATCCGGTTCGTGGTCTGCCGCAAGGCAGGCCGACATGTGGTCGCGGCCCGCGACAACGACCTGCTGGTGCTGCAGCGGGTCGCGCCGCAGATCGGGTTGGCGGGCATGGTCATGACCGTGCTCGGCGAGGGATCGCCTGCGAACGTCGAACCGCTCACCGGCGTCGCCGAGACGCTGGCCCAGTGCCGCACTGCCGAGGAGCTGACCGGCTACGGAATCCCGCCGACCTCGGCCCGGGCATATGCGTCGATCATCTCCGAACCCGATGGCTGGGTCGAGATCGTCGCCACCGAACGTCACCCGGGCGGCACCACGTCGCAGGTCGACGTCGCCGCGGGCGTGCTCGACGCCAAACAGGGCCGCATCGTGTCAATACCCCGACGCGTCAACGGTGAGCTGTACGGCAGCTTCCTGTCCGGCACCAAGGACAACCTCGAGCGCGCGCTCGAAGGGTTGGTCGAGTTCCTGCCGTCCAAGACCTGGTTCGACAAAACCGACGCGGACAGCGCCTACCTGCACTGA
- a CDS encoding ESX-1 secretion-associated protein encodes MSDELRVTTAHLRELSAKQGKAAAELTTATAVVDGVDTAVRFTHGPISWGTAAAVEAVQRARRAAGTGMVKVSQDLETKLDTAAGRYNRTDSTMGDALDETIQPR; translated from the coding sequence ATGTCTGACGAGTTGCGGGTGACCACCGCGCATCTACGTGAGTTGTCGGCCAAACAGGGGAAGGCCGCGGCAGAGCTCACGACGGCCACGGCCGTCGTCGACGGCGTCGACACCGCGGTGCGCTTCACGCACGGACCCATCTCCTGGGGGACCGCGGCCGCCGTCGAGGCGGTCCAGCGCGCCCGCCGGGCCGCGGGCACCGGCATGGTGAAGGTCTCGCAGGATCTCGAGACCAAACTGGACACCGCCGCGGGGCGGTACAACCGCACCGATTCGACGATGGGCGACGCCCTGGACGAAACCATTCAGCCGAGGTAG
- a CDS encoding pirin family protein produces MSNTDVAPAEVTCGPSGFTGVLHAREVPLGGPRAIAVRRTLPQRDRSLIGAWCFADHYGPQDLRSGPGMDVPPHPHTGLQTVSWLFAGEIEHRDSAGVQAMVRPGELNLMTAGAGICHSEVSTKATSVLHGVQLWVALPDEARDTERDFAHHAPTPQVVDSATLRVFLGELGGSRSPVPTFTPLLGAQIDLPPGAGLTLDVDETFEHGVLLDRGAVEVAGAPLAVADLAYQRPGCHELHLANTGTGPARMILLGGPPFGEELVMWWNFVGRSHDDIATYREQWQAHDARFGAVSGYTGALSRLPAPPLPNGRLKPRPNPAG; encoded by the coding sequence ATGAGCAACACCGACGTCGCACCTGCCGAGGTCACCTGCGGCCCATCCGGGTTCACCGGCGTGCTGCACGCCCGCGAGGTGCCGCTCGGCGGGCCCCGCGCTATCGCGGTGCGCCGCACCCTGCCGCAGCGCGACCGGTCCCTGATCGGTGCGTGGTGTTTCGCCGACCATTACGGCCCCCAGGATCTGCGCAGCGGACCGGGAATGGACGTGCCGCCGCATCCCCACACCGGATTGCAGACCGTCAGTTGGCTTTTCGCCGGCGAGATCGAGCACCGCGACAGTGCGGGCGTGCAGGCCATGGTGCGTCCCGGCGAGCTCAACCTGATGACCGCGGGCGCGGGCATCTGCCACTCCGAGGTGTCGACGAAGGCCACCTCGGTGCTGCACGGCGTGCAGTTGTGGGTGGCGCTACCGGACGAGGCCCGCGACACCGAACGCGACTTCGCGCACCACGCGCCGACCCCGCAGGTCGTCGACTCCGCGACACTGCGGGTGTTCCTCGGTGAACTCGGCGGCTCCCGCTCGCCGGTACCCACGTTCACCCCGCTGCTCGGCGCGCAGATCGACCTGCCGCCCGGCGCCGGGCTGACGCTCGACGTCGATGAGACGTTCGAACACGGTGTGCTCCTCGACCGCGGCGCGGTCGAGGTCGCCGGCGCTCCACTCGCCGTCGCCGATCTCGCCTACCAACGCCCCGGCTGTCACGAACTGCACCTCGCCAACACCGGAACCGGCCCGGCAAGGATGATCCTGCTCGGCGGACCACCCTTCGGTGAGGAACTCGTGATGTGGTGGAACTTCGTCGGCCGCAGCCACGACGACATCGCCACCTACCGCGAGCAGTGGCAGGCGCACGACGCGCGCTTCGGCGCGGTGTCCGGTTACACCGGTGCGCTGTCGCGTCTGCCCGCCCCGCCCCTGCCGAACGGCAGGCTCAAGCCACGGCCCAATCCGGCCGGCTGA